A section of the Rossellomorea marisflavi genome encodes:
- a CDS encoding phosphotransferase enzyme family protein, with translation MLDLINAFFSEEDAEEFKVKKISESVWVAHGPEGIFYIKRRTELKLEEKLTSYLHQRSVRVEMPHPARHGGNMFWADGCGYALYACIPGIRPGWEVPIMSAVGNTLAKLHSSFMHFPFKGVKTWDISLHTWEWILQSGHSPVARWARTVVKQFCSLDLERGKQLVHGDVHPGNLLVDEEGDVGIIDFQRLRVANRMADIAYFCAHLIIHNGISWPLITAFLKGYGAESTFREGDGARFMHHLTMFIVQYTFYLRKEPFAAFSQLIEVSEAVEDLMSPSSNA, from the coding sequence ATGCTAGACCTTATTAACGCATTTTTTTCTGAAGAAGATGCAGAAGAGTTCAAGGTGAAAAAGATAAGTGAAAGCGTGTGGGTTGCTCATGGTCCCGAGGGCATCTTTTATATCAAGCGGAGGACGGAGTTGAAGTTGGAAGAGAAGCTCACCTCCTATCTTCATCAGCGGTCCGTCCGGGTGGAGATGCCTCATCCCGCAAGACATGGGGGAAACATGTTCTGGGCGGATGGATGCGGGTACGCCTTATACGCATGCATTCCCGGAATCCGACCGGGATGGGAAGTTCCGATCATGTCAGCTGTCGGAAACACGTTGGCCAAGCTTCATTCAAGTTTCATGCACTTTCCGTTCAAAGGAGTCAAAACGTGGGATATCTCCCTTCATACGTGGGAGTGGATCCTTCAATCCGGCCATTCACCTGTTGCCAGGTGGGCGCGGACCGTTGTGAAGCAATTTTGCAGTTTGGACCTTGAACGAGGAAAGCAGCTGGTGCACGGTGATGTTCACCCCGGGAATCTCCTAGTCGATGAAGAAGGGGATGTTGGCATCATCGACTTTCAGCGGCTTCGTGTCGCCAACCGCATGGCTGACATTGCTTATTTCTGCGCACACCTCATCATTCACAACGGTATATCATGGCCGTTGATCACCGCATTCTTAAAGGGGTACGGTGCTGAGTCAACATTCAGGGAAGGAGACGGTGCACGATTCATGCATCATCTTACCATGTTCATCGTTCAATATACCTTTTATCTACGTAAGGAACCCTTCGCTGCATTTTCCCAGCTCATAGAGGTATCCGAAGCGGTTGAAGATCTGATGTCCCCTTCAAGTAATGCTTGA
- a CDS encoding ABC transporter substrate-binding protein — MRKWLMVVSSILLLTACSAGGAEKDKLKKVSVVLDWTPNTNHTGLYVAKEKGYFEKQGLDVDIIMPGEAGADQLVASGKADFGVGYQEGVTQARVQDVPIVSIAAIIQHNTSGFAAPKDKGITKPEDFEGKTYGGWGSPVEEAVMGSIMKQEGADVKKVNFVNMGDTDFFTAVKRDIDFAWIFYGWTGIEAELRGEELDMMYVKDYSDKLDYYTPVLTTNESHIKDDPDTVKAFLKAATEGYEYSIEHPDEAGKILLKEAPDLDEELVMKSQEWLAAKYKDDAERWGEQKAEVWKNYADWMFDNGLLEKKLDSQKAYTNEFLPGE; from the coding sequence TTGAGAAAATGGCTCATGGTCGTAAGTTCAATCCTTCTGCTGACTGCTTGCAGTGCAGGAGGAGCTGAAAAAGACAAGCTCAAAAAAGTATCGGTCGTCCTTGATTGGACTCCGAATACGAACCATACCGGTTTGTATGTGGCAAAAGAAAAAGGATATTTTGAAAAGCAAGGACTGGATGTCGACATCATCATGCCAGGAGAGGCTGGTGCTGACCAACTGGTGGCATCGGGAAAGGCGGACTTTGGTGTAGGGTATCAGGAAGGTGTCACACAGGCAAGGGTACAGGATGTACCGATCGTCTCGATTGCTGCCATCATCCAGCATAATACATCCGGATTCGCAGCTCCGAAGGACAAAGGGATCACCAAGCCTGAAGATTTCGAAGGCAAGACCTACGGTGGATGGGGTTCTCCCGTAGAGGAAGCCGTCATGGGCTCGATCATGAAACAGGAAGGAGCCGACGTGAAGAAGGTCAACTTCGTGAATATGGGGGACACAGACTTCTTTACGGCTGTAAAAAGGGATATCGACTTTGCCTGGATCTTTTATGGCTGGACGGGAATCGAAGCCGAACTCCGGGGGGAAGAACTTGATATGATGTATGTCAAAGATTACTCGGATAAGCTTGATTACTATACTCCTGTCCTCACGACGAACGAATCCCACATAAAGGATGATCCTGACACGGTCAAAGCATTCCTGAAGGCAGCAACGGAAGGATATGAGTACAGCATCGAACATCCGGATGAAGCAGGCAAGATCCTTCTGAAAGAAGCACCCGACCTTGATGAAGAGCTCGTCATGAAAAGCCAAGAATGGCTTGCGGCGAAGTACAAAGACGATGCGGAGAGATGGGGAGAGCAGAAAGCGGAAGTATGGAAGAACTACGCTGATTGGATGTTCGATAATGGACTTCTGGAAAAGAAACTTGATAGTCAAAAAGCCTACACAAATGAATTTTTACCTGGAGAGTGA
- a CDS encoding thiamine-binding protein, with product MANALVSIQIIPKTKNGEDVIPYVDDAIAVIEESGVNYEVNPLETTMEGELSELFKIVERMNEKMITRGSVNVISQIKVLYQPQGIEMTDLTGKYRS from the coding sequence ATGGCAAATGCATTGGTCAGTATTCAAATCATCCCGAAAACAAAGAATGGTGAAGATGTCATCCCTTATGTGGACGACGCGATCGCAGTCATAGAAGAATCAGGAGTGAACTATGAAGTGAATCCTTTAGAAACGACAATGGAAGGTGAACTCAGCGAGTTGTTCAAGATCGTGGAGCGCATGAATGAGAAGATGATCACGAGGGGAAGCGTGAATGTCATCTCTCAGATCAAGGTTCTCTATCAGCCTCAAGGCATCGAGATGACGGATCTTACCGGTAAATACCGTTCATGA
- a CDS encoding ABC transporter permease, translating to MMNGIRKGWRPVSALILLFIFWQVAVTVFTIPQWLLPSPMKVVSEGLASWDSFRIHLTSTVGLSVSGFLIGCAAGIAVAVTLHLLPGVREAVYPLMILSQNVPIIVLAPLLVIWFGFGLLPKFLVITLVCFFPIAVSTMDGFRQTRRQYIHYMKMAGAAKGQIFRKVEWPHALPSIFSGLKIAATYSVMGAVISEWLGSQKGIGVYMTLASSAFRTDRVFVAIFAIMILSLLFFSIIVLLEQWCVKGKKEELK from the coding sequence ATGATGAACGGAATAAGGAAGGGATGGCGGCCGGTTTCGGCCCTCATCCTTTTATTCATCTTCTGGCAGGTGGCGGTGACGGTGTTCACCATCCCCCAATGGTTGCTGCCATCCCCTATGAAGGTTGTTTCCGAAGGCTTGGCCTCCTGGGACTCCTTCCGTATCCATCTTACTTCGACAGTCGGGCTCTCCGTTTCCGGGTTCTTGATCGGATGTGCGGCGGGTATCGCTGTGGCTGTCACACTGCATCTTCTTCCAGGGGTGAGGGAGGCAGTCTATCCGCTGATGATCTTATCGCAAAACGTCCCCATCATCGTCCTTGCACCTCTACTGGTCATATGGTTCGGTTTTGGCCTGCTGCCTAAATTCCTGGTAATCACGCTTGTGTGCTTCTTTCCGATAGCGGTTTCCACCATGGACGGGTTCAGACAGACGCGACGCCAATATATTCACTATATGAAAATGGCGGGTGCCGCCAAGGGGCAGATCTTCAGGAAGGTGGAATGGCCACATGCCCTTCCATCCATCTTTTCAGGTCTGAAGATTGCGGCTACATACAGCGTCATGGGAGCCGTTATTTCTGAGTGGCTTGGTTCTCAGAAAGGAATTGGCGTCTATATGACGCTTGCTTCCTCGGCATTCAGGACCGATCGTGTATTCGTGGCGATCTTCGCCATCATGATCTTGAGCTTGTTGTTTTTCAGCATCATCGTCCTGCTGGAACAATGGTGTGTGAAAGGGAAGAAGGAGGAATTGAAATGA
- a CDS encoding ABC transporter ATP-binding protein: MSELHITSLSKHFDHQPVLQNLSLQVEEGEFVSILGPSGSGKTTLFHLIGGMMEPEEGSIVLNGEKINGKSGFISYMPQDHALLPWRTVLGNVILGQEIHGRKDEARAKEWIARAGLSGYEAAYPDELSGGMKQRVAFIRALMSPQSLLCLDEPFSSLDEFTRLDMQKWLLDIWDEDKRSVLFITHNIDEALFLSDRIIVLSGKPSSVQKEFRVPYLRPRDEQIILSAEFLEYKKEIFRELTKYVQHD, translated from the coding sequence ATGAGCGAGCTTCACATCACGTCATTATCGAAACACTTCGATCACCAACCTGTCCTACAAAATTTATCCCTTCAGGTTGAAGAAGGGGAGTTCGTCTCTATCCTTGGCCCTTCAGGAAGCGGAAAAACTACGCTCTTCCATTTGATCGGTGGGATGATGGAGCCGGAAGAAGGCTCCATTGTTCTCAACGGGGAGAAGATCAACGGTAAGAGTGGCTTCATCAGCTATATGCCGCAGGATCACGCGTTATTACCTTGGAGAACGGTTCTCGGAAATGTGATCCTGGGTCAAGAGATTCATGGGAGGAAGGACGAGGCACGGGCAAAAGAGTGGATCGCGCGCGCCGGCCTCTCGGGTTATGAGGCGGCGTATCCCGATGAACTATCCGGTGGGATGAAGCAAAGGGTCGCGTTCATCCGGGCCCTGATGAGTCCACAATCCCTGCTGTGCCTTGATGAGCCGTTCTCCAGTCTGGATGAGTTCACAAGGCTTGATATGCAAAAATGGCTCTTGGATATCTGGGATGAGGATAAAAGATCAGTTCTCTTCATCACCCATAACATTGACGAAGCCCTTTTCCTATCAGACCGGATTATTGTTTTATCAGGTAAACCGTCAAGCGTACAGAAGGAATTCCGGGTACCCTATCTACGCCCAAGGGATGAACAAATTATTTTAAGCGCGGAATTCCTCGAGTACAAAAAAGAAATCTTCCGGGAGTTGACGAAGTATGTTCAACATGATTGA
- a CDS encoding TatD family hydrolase — protein MFNMIDAHIHWDAYSPGQRTGILDSLDTHGIRGMIAVSMNLKSSRETLELSVMDSRVKAAAGFHPEQELPSEEEMDELFTFLDQHASSLVAVGEVGLPYYRMQDDANLELKPYEELLERFIVKAKSLKKPIVLHCIYEHAGIACDLLEHHSVEKAHFHWFKGDEAILERVLSNGYKVSVTPDVMYEDEIQKIVQKAPLDAIMVETDGPWPFEGPFKGQMTHPGMMGRTIKCIASIKNMDESEAAEKIFTQTKRFYGLSI, from the coding sequence ATGTTCAACATGATTGATGCACACATCCACTGGGATGCATATTCTCCCGGGCAACGCACGGGAATCCTTGATTCTCTCGATACACATGGGATTAGAGGGATGATTGCCGTGTCGATGAACTTGAAGTCGAGCCGTGAGACACTGGAACTCTCCGTGATGGACAGCCGGGTGAAAGCGGCAGCCGGGTTTCATCCGGAACAGGAACTGCCTTCCGAGGAAGAAATGGATGAATTATTCACCTTCCTCGATCAGCATGCCAGCTCACTGGTGGCCGTGGGGGAGGTGGGCCTTCCTTATTACAGGATGCAGGATGACGCCAATCTTGAGCTCAAACCTTATGAAGAATTACTGGAGAGGTTCATTGTGAAAGCGAAGTCCCTTAAAAAACCCATTGTGCTCCACTGCATCTACGAGCATGCCGGTATTGCTTGCGATCTGTTGGAACATCATTCTGTCGAGAAGGCGCACTTCCACTGGTTCAAAGGGGACGAAGCAATCCTTGAGAGGGTGCTGTCCAATGGATATAAAGTATCGGTAACACCGGATGTGATGTATGAAGATGAAATACAAAAGATCGTGCAAAAAGCTCCGCTTGATGCCATCATGGTGGAAACCGACGGTCCCTGGCCGTTTGAAGGGCCATTTAAAGGGCAGATGACCCACCCCGGTATGATGGGTCGAACCATCAAGTGCATCGCTTCAATCAAAAATATGGACGAAAGCGAAGCTGCCGAGAAGATTTTCACCCAAACAAAACGATTTTACGGGCTCTCCATTTGA
- a CDS encoding transcriptional regulator SplA domain-containing protein: protein MEINNQDSVYQAGDVVYVIYRNPHTQSVANVQAAAVVNDPDHPEELALFMYETYYPLTNEVAVYASEADAEAAYTQSFGQM, encoded by the coding sequence ATGGAAATCAACAATCAGGATTCCGTCTATCAGGCGGGGGATGTTGTCTATGTGATCTACCGCAATCCCCATACTCAAAGCGTGGCCAATGTCCAGGCTGCAGCAGTGGTGAATGATCCGGACCATCCCGAAGAACTTGCACTGTTCATGTACGAAACTTATTATCCTTTGACGAATGAAGTTGCAGTTTACGCATCGGAAGCAGATGCTGAAGCGGCCTACACACAATCATTCGGTCAGATGTAG
- the splB gene encoding spore photoproduct lyase has product MLKPFMPQLVYFEPGALEYPLGKQLKEKFEKLNVEIRYTTSHNQVRNLPGDNHFQKYRIAKSTLVVGVRKTLKFDTSKPSAEYAIPFATGCMGHCHYCYLQTTMGSKPYIRTYVNVDEIFDAADQYIKERTPEFTRFEAACTSDIVGIDHITHTLKRAIEHFGKSDHGKLRFVTKFHHVDHLLDANHNGKTRFRFSINADYVIKNFEPGTSRLDQRIEAAAKVAEAGYPLGFIVAPIYLHEGWEEGYKTMFEHLEATLPSSAKKDLTFEFIQHRFTKPAKRVIEKNYPMTKLELNEEERRYKWGKYGIGKYIYQKDEEQDIKDHLYGYMEKAFPQAKLEYFT; this is encoded by the coding sequence ATGCTGAAACCATTCATGCCCCAGCTGGTCTACTTTGAACCGGGCGCTCTAGAGTACCCCCTCGGGAAACAGCTTAAAGAGAAATTTGAGAAATTGAACGTGGAAATCCGCTACACCACTTCCCACAACCAAGTGCGGAATTTGCCGGGGGATAACCACTTCCAAAAATACAGGATTGCAAAATCCACCTTGGTAGTCGGGGTAAGGAAGACCCTGAAGTTCGACACCTCGAAACCTTCCGCAGAATATGCGATCCCATTTGCCACAGGGTGTATGGGGCACTGCCATTATTGCTATCTTCAAACGACGATGGGGAGCAAACCATATATCAGGACCTATGTGAATGTGGATGAGATCTTTGACGCGGCTGATCAATATATCAAGGAGCGCACGCCTGAATTCACCCGGTTCGAGGCGGCCTGTACGTCGGATATTGTGGGGATTGACCATATTACGCATACATTGAAACGCGCAATCGAGCACTTCGGAAAATCAGACCATGGCAAGCTGAGATTCGTGACGAAATTCCACCATGTCGATCATCTTCTGGATGCGAACCATAATGGGAAGACACGCTTCAGATTCAGCATCAACGCTGATTATGTGATCAAGAATTTTGAACCCGGGACATCGCGATTGGATCAACGGATCGAGGCTGCAGCGAAAGTGGCAGAAGCAGGGTACCCGCTTGGCTTCATTGTAGCACCCATCTATCTTCACGAAGGATGGGAAGAAGGGTACAAAACCATGTTTGAACATCTGGAAGCCACTTTGCCTTCATCGGCCAAAAAAGATCTCACGTTTGAGTTCATCCAGCATCGATTTACAAAGCCGGCCAAACGGGTGATCGAGAAAAACTACCCGATGACGAAACTTGAACTCAATGAAGAAGAACGTCGGTATAAGTGGGGGAAATATGGCATAGGAAAGTATATTTATCAGAAAGACGAAGAACAGGATATCAAAGATCATCTATACGGTTATATGGAAAAGGCTTTTCCTCAAGCAAAACTGGAATACTTCACATAA
- a CDS encoding dicarboxylate/amino acid:cation symporter, with the protein MKLNLTTKIILALILGAIVGLLLNLFAKDWFDVLDPYLLTPLGQIFLNLISMLVVPIVFLSIVLGTAGLGDPKKLGRIGVKTVSFFLITTCIAIVIGLLMAYAIDPGMVEGIDKSQAEGYKTEEAPPVGETLLNIIPKNPIASMSEGNMLQIIAFAIFVGLGLTALGDKTKGILKLFEQGNDLMMYLVGIVMKFAPYGTFGLLASAIGSQGLSALKAMWLYFLVVLLALIVHGVVTYGSAVGFLAKKNPLWFFKNFSPAMSVAFGTSSSNATLPVSMEVAQEKLKVSKTVSSFVQPLGATINMDGTAIMQGVATVFIAQVYGIDLSMEQLITVVLTAVLASIGTAGVPGVGLIMLAMVLNSVSLPVEGIGLILGIDRLLDMARTAINISGDAACALYVSESEKKRTIKEQRGESARS; encoded by the coding sequence ATGAAACTGAACCTGACAACAAAGATTATCTTGGCCCTGATTTTGGGTGCCATAGTAGGGTTGCTGCTCAATTTATTTGCTAAGGACTGGTTCGACGTCCTTGACCCATATCTATTGACTCCACTGGGACAAATCTTCCTAAACTTAATCAGCATGCTTGTCGTACCCATCGTATTCCTCTCCATCGTCCTTGGGACAGCCGGATTGGGAGATCCGAAGAAGCTTGGGAGGATCGGAGTCAAGACTGTATCATTCTTTTTGATCACTACATGCATTGCTATCGTGATCGGTCTTCTAATGGCCTATGCGATAGACCCGGGAATGGTCGAGGGTATCGATAAATCACAGGCAGAGGGGTATAAGACAGAAGAGGCTCCACCTGTAGGCGAGACTCTATTGAATATTATTCCGAAGAACCCGATTGCCTCCATGAGCGAAGGGAATATGCTGCAGATCATCGCATTCGCCATCTTCGTCGGTCTCGGCCTGACCGCTCTTGGTGATAAGACAAAGGGAATCTTGAAGCTGTTTGAACAAGGGAATGACCTGATGATGTATCTCGTGGGGATTGTCATGAAGTTTGCCCCGTATGGAACATTCGGCTTGCTCGCTTCCGCTATCGGAAGCCAAGGGTTGAGCGCACTGAAAGCAATGTGGTTGTATTTCTTGGTCGTCCTTCTCGCTCTCATCGTACACGGAGTGGTGACCTATGGTTCAGCCGTAGGCTTCCTCGCGAAGAAGAATCCCCTGTGGTTCTTCAAGAACTTCAGCCCTGCGATGAGTGTGGCTTTCGGAACATCCAGCAGTAACGCCACGCTGCCTGTTTCCATGGAAGTAGCTCAAGAGAAGCTGAAGGTATCCAAAACGGTCAGTTCTTTTGTACAGCCATTAGGTGCCACGATTAATATGGACGGGACCGCCATCATGCAAGGGGTGGCGACAGTGTTCATCGCACAGGTTTATGGAATTGATCTTTCCATGGAGCAGTTGATTACCGTTGTCCTCACCGCCGTTCTTGCGAGTATCGGTACGGCAGGGGTTCCTGGCGTCGGGCTCATCATGCTTGCCATGGTGTTGAACAGTGTCAGCCTTCCTGTAGAAGGAATTGGCTTGATTCTTGGGATTGACCGACTCCTTGACATGGCGAGGACGGCAATCAACATTTCTGGTGATGCTGCATGTGCCTTATACGTTTCAGAGTCTGAGAAGAAGCGCACCATCAAAGAACAGCGAGGCGAATCTGCCAGATCATAA
- the putP gene encoding sodium/proline symporter PutP — MDINIETLTAIIIYLVGMLIIGYLAAKLTSDLSDYVLGGRRLTAGVAALSAGSSDMSGWLMLGLPGAVYASGMGSIWLAIGLAVGAYLNWQFVAKPFRVYTEVANDSITVPDYFENRFRDHSKVLRVFSAIIILIFFTFYTSSSLVGGAILLEQSFGMNYQLALWVGAGVILSYTFFGGFLAASWTDFIQGILMFLALIIIPVVAINELGGWSETVSRVGSIDPSHLNVYTGATFASVVSLLAWGLGYFGQPHIIVRFMGIKSTREIPKARLIGMTWMVVSLFGAIFIGFTGFAYFADNPLSNPETVFISFSQILFNPWVAGFLLAAILSAIMSTVDSQLLVSSSALAQDFYKAIFRKEASKKEEMLVGRISVLVIAVIAIFLGYNPNSSVLQLVSYAWAGFGAAFGPLIIFSLFWKRMTRNGALAGMLVGAVTVILWAIPEDGFLGIYELLPGFIFSSLAIIIVSLTGKGPDKEVVEEFELVQTKLKQ; from the coding sequence ATGGACATTAATATCGAAACATTGACAGCGATCATCATTTACCTTGTAGGGATGCTGATCATCGGGTATTTAGCAGCAAAATTAACTAGTGATCTATCAGATTATGTTTTAGGTGGAAGACGCTTGACCGCAGGAGTGGCAGCACTCAGCGCAGGTTCATCCGATATGAGTGGATGGCTCATGCTCGGGTTGCCTGGAGCGGTTTATGCTTCCGGGATGGGCTCGATCTGGCTGGCAATTGGGCTAGCCGTTGGTGCATATCTCAACTGGCAGTTCGTGGCAAAACCATTCAGGGTCTACACGGAGGTAGCGAACGATTCCATCACGGTCCCGGATTACTTCGAAAATCGTTTCCGCGATCACAGCAAAGTACTTCGAGTTTTTTCTGCAATAATCATCCTCATTTTCTTCACATTCTACACATCTTCAAGTCTGGTAGGTGGAGCCATCCTCCTAGAGCAATCTTTCGGGATGAACTACCAGCTGGCACTATGGGTCGGGGCGGGTGTCATCCTCTCCTACACATTCTTTGGTGGATTCCTGGCGGCAAGCTGGACGGATTTCATTCAAGGTATCCTGATGTTCCTTGCTCTCATCATCATTCCGGTCGTAGCCATTAACGAACTTGGTGGCTGGAGTGAAACAGTCAGCAGGGTTGGAAGCATCGATCCATCCCATCTCAACGTCTATACGGGAGCAACCTTTGCATCCGTCGTATCGCTCCTTGCGTGGGGGCTCGGGTATTTCGGTCAGCCTCATATCATCGTTCGATTCATGGGGATCAAATCGACTAGGGAGATACCTAAGGCAAGATTGATCGGGATGACGTGGATGGTTGTTTCCCTCTTCGGGGCCATCTTTATTGGATTCACTGGTTTTGCATACTTTGCAGATAATCCACTGAGTAATCCGGAAACTGTGTTCATCTCATTTTCACAAATCTTATTCAACCCTTGGGTTGCCGGTTTCTTACTTGCGGCGATTCTCTCAGCAATCATGAGTACAGTGGATTCTCAGCTGCTCGTATCTTCAAGTGCGCTTGCACAGGATTTTTATAAAGCCATTTTTAGGAAAGAAGCAAGCAAGAAAGAAGAGATGCTTGTTGGAAGAATTTCGGTCTTGGTCATTGCCGTTATTGCGATTTTCCTAGGGTATAATCCGAATAGTTCTGTTTTGCAGCTCGTCAGCTATGCATGGGCAGGATTCGGGGCTGCATTCGGTCCTCTGATCATCTTCAGTCTTTTCTGGAAGCGAATGACGCGTAATGGCGCCCTTGCAGGAATGCTAGTCGGTGCTGTAACGGTCATCCTTTGGGCCATCCCCGAAGATGGCTTCCTAGGAATCTATGAGCTTCTCCCAGGTTTCATTTTCTCCTCATTGGCGATTATCATCGTCAGCTTGACAGGAAAGGGACCGGACAAAGAAGTCGTAGAAGAATTCGAATTAGTACAGACAAAATTGAAGCAATAG